A stretch of the Kroppenstedtia eburnea genome encodes the following:
- a CDS encoding thermonuclease family protein, producing MKRWWLSLCALALLVSCSEEPPENPPAPEPKPPEEQPDGPGKTYDSRMDRVVDGDTVHLKEPVSGSTKVRMLSIDAPETDYQGQSQGKHGEEATAYLKQLLPEGTEVKIVLGEEEKDDYGRLLVHIEKGKTDINEEMIRQGKAVPYFIYPNFDRFEEYRKALKEAVAEKRGIWNPEDPLKELPFEFRLRVGNRKPDKFVGDFATKEYVTPEKYREVPLENRVFFWREEDAKRAGYTKR from the coding sequence GTGAAAAGATGGTGGCTTTCCCTGTGTGCACTCGCCCTGTTGGTCAGTTGCAGTGAAGAACCACCTGAGAATCCTCCCGCACCGGAGCCGAAACCTCCTGAGGAACAGCCGGATGGGCCGGGGAAGACATATGATTCCCGGATGGACCGGGTGGTGGATGGGGACACCGTTCATTTGAAGGAGCCGGTGTCGGGGTCCACCAAGGTTCGCATGTTATCGATCGATGCGCCGGAGACCGATTATCAAGGACAGAGCCAAGGGAAACATGGAGAGGAAGCGACGGCATATCTGAAACAACTGCTGCCGGAAGGGACAGAAGTCAAGATTGTGCTCGGTGAAGAGGAAAAGGATGACTACGGACGACTGCTGGTCCATATCGAGAAAGGCAAAACAGACATCAACGAAGAGATGATCCGGCAAGGAAAGGCGGTTCCTTACTTTATCTATCCCAACTTCGACCGATTTGAAGAGTATCGGAAGGCGCTGAAAGAAGCGGTTGCAGAGAAGCGGGGAATTTGGAATCCGGAGGATCCCCTGAAAGAGCTCCCCTTTGAGTTCCGATTGAGAGTGGGAAACCGCAAACCTGACAAGTTCGTCGGAGACTTTGCAACGAAGGAGTATGTGACACCTGAAAAATACCGGGAAGTTCCGTTGGAGAATCGCGTCTTCTTCTGGCGGGAGGAAGATGCCAAAAGAGCGGGCTACACCAAAAGATAA
- a CDS encoding ABC transporter ATP-binding protein: MTVLSVEGVSKRICSRTLVQEISMTVKAGEVYGFLGPNGAGKTTTIRMIVGLIKPTAGRIRICGHDIQTGRRDALRSVGTIVENPETYSYMSGYRNLLHYARLAGIPRRKIKSRIEEVAEIAGLSDRLDDLVKRYSLGMRQRLGVAQAILAHPRLLVLDEPTNGLDPAGIREFRQLIRKLAANGMSIFISSHMLSEIQQMCDRVAVLHKGQMIAEKQVAELLDSEPRYRIRVSPPSLAQSILQTWGKEVKEVGREELLVTIDQKEVPAMVRLLVKDDVEIHGVEEDKNSLEETFLALTGEQRELSSSGGKGEQEHA, encoded by the coding sequence ATGACCGTTTTATCCGTGGAAGGCGTCAGCAAACGGATCTGTTCCCGTACGCTGGTGCAAGAGATCTCGATGACCGTGAAAGCCGGTGAAGTTTACGGCTTCCTCGGCCCCAACGGCGCCGGGAAAACCACCACCATCCGCATGATTGTGGGATTGATCAAACCGACTGCGGGACGGATCCGCATCTGTGGCCACGATATCCAGACCGGGCGGCGGGATGCGCTTCGTTCCGTCGGTACCATTGTGGAGAATCCGGAGACCTATTCATACATGAGCGGATACCGGAATCTTCTTCATTACGCCCGTCTGGCCGGTATTCCCCGTCGAAAAATCAAATCCAGAATCGAGGAAGTCGCCGAAATCGCCGGACTGTCCGACCGCCTGGATGATTTGGTCAAGCGTTACTCCCTCGGCATGCGCCAACGATTGGGTGTCGCCCAGGCAATACTGGCCCATCCCCGTCTGTTGGTACTGGATGAACCCACCAATGGCCTGGACCCCGCCGGCATCCGCGAATTCCGCCAGCTGATCCGAAAGCTGGCTGCCAACGGGATGTCCATCTTCATCTCCAGCCATATGTTGAGTGAAATCCAACAAATGTGCGATCGTGTCGCCGTTTTACACAAGGGACAAATGATCGCCGAAAAACAGGTGGCCGAACTGTTGGACTCCGAACCCCGTTACCGGATCAGAGTCTCCCCCCCTTCCCTGGCCCAATCCATCCTGCAAACCTGGGGCAAGGAAGTGAAAGAAGTGGGTCGAGAGGAACTGCTGGTCACCATCGATCAGAAGGAAGTGCCCGCCATGGTACGTCTTCTGGTGAAGGACGATGTGGAGATCCATGGGGTGGAAGAGGATAAAAACTCCCTTGAAGAAACATTCCTCGCCTTGACCGGTGAGCAGAGGGAGCTTTCTTCGTCCGGTGGGAAAGGAGAACAGGAACATGCTTAA
- a CDS encoding ABC transporter permease subunit — MLNGMREWGRVYANEWMKLLRRRRLWVTLLLGAIVLAGLSYISWSQHKSQVEHNSLAAQEKYLQQEKSRLSDLQKQLKQGASEEEKTNMVDEMEDLKESIASMEDELANQRELVSGDWKKILTEENKEIKHDMNETGESDQLEDNYGQETLMLNQYHLDNDIRPLPGWEGSAFSSTSDLLTLTSVIFLPMLVVILVADMVSGETTSGTIKLLLVRPVSRFTILMGKWLVTLSATIVLTLAFCAILLGLQLLLFGSEGADQPQMVGVTYTFEQMILEGENTPQTVATGHYDDAQIIPQYQFILGSIGLVTLAMMAVATITFFASTWFQSAMVSTGIAFGMVIVGSILTQVIGSGKWLLWLFSLYLNPAHLWTGEMSMGLEFPITLETGLIVLAIWTVISLLLSIIRFQRKDILQA, encoded by the coding sequence ATGCTTAACGGGATGCGGGAATGGGGACGGGTGTACGCCAACGAGTGGATGAAGCTGCTGCGGCGCCGCCGACTGTGGGTGACCTTGCTGTTGGGAGCGATCGTTCTCGCCGGACTGTCGTACATTTCCTGGTCTCAGCACAAAAGTCAGGTCGAACACAACAGTTTGGCCGCTCAGGAGAAGTATTTGCAACAGGAAAAGAGTCGATTGAGCGATTTACAGAAGCAACTGAAGCAAGGTGCCTCTGAAGAAGAAAAAACAAACATGGTCGATGAAATGGAAGATCTGAAAGAATCGATTGCCTCCATGGAAGACGAACTGGCCAACCAGCGGGAGCTGGTGAGTGGAGACTGGAAAAAGATTCTGACGGAAGAAAACAAAGAGATCAAGCATGACATGAACGAGACAGGTGAGTCGGATCAGCTTGAGGATAACTATGGGCAAGAGACTCTGATGCTCAATCAGTATCACTTGGACAACGACATTCGCCCGCTTCCGGGGTGGGAAGGGTCCGCTTTTTCATCCACCTCCGATCTGCTCACGCTCACTTCGGTCATCTTTCTGCCGATGCTGGTCGTGATCTTGGTGGCAGATATGGTTTCCGGCGAAACCACCAGCGGTACGATCAAGTTGTTGCTGGTCCGCCCCGTCTCCCGCTTCACCATCCTGATGGGGAAATGGTTGGTAACCCTCTCGGCAACCATCGTTCTGACGCTGGCCTTTTGTGCCATTCTCCTGGGACTCCAACTTCTTTTGTTTGGAAGCGAAGGGGCGGATCAGCCTCAGATGGTGGGGGTGACTTACACCTTTGAACAGATGATTCTCGAAGGCGAGAATACGCCCCAAACCGTGGCGACCGGACACTATGATGACGCACAAATCATCCCCCAATACCAGTTCATCCTCGGCAGTATCGGATTGGTCACATTGGCCATGATGGCTGTGGCTACGATTACCTTTTTCGCCTCCACCTGGTTTCAATCAGCTATGGTCAGCACCGGTATCGCCTTCGGAATGGTGATCGTCGGCAGTATTCTGACCCAGGTGATCGGCAGCGGGAAGTGGCTCCTCTGGCTCTTCTCCCTCTATCTGAACCCGGCCCATCTCTGGACCGGAGAGATGAGCATGGGTTTGGAGTTTCCCATCACCCTGGAAACGGGATTGATCGTTCTCGCCATCTGGACCGTCATCAGCCTGTTGCTGTCCATCATCCGTTTTCAACGAAAAGATATCTTACAAGCTTAG
- a CDS encoding efflux RND transporter permease subunit translates to MWLARSAIRRPVFTTVAVIIVLVMGFVALNDLQMDLLPDIQPPVGAVVASYPGAGPEEVLDKVTQPLERQLGTLPGLKNIQSQTREGSTLVLLEFEWSQDINQLQNDVISRINQTSLPDDVDTPSFLKFDPSTFPIIQLSVMTKGTSDKELREDIHRISQNLSQLPGVASADASGLREQQIRISLDAEQMKKHHLSQSDIRERIQATQISQPGGIIHKGDQDLTARVSSELTSLKQFRELELAVDPRTGKKITLDDVADVRIGKAEQNVITRTNNKPSIGINVFKQSGANTAEVSRDVRAELDRLSKKLDVDTHIIFDQGKYVDMAIQNVSDTMVMGGILAMLILFLFLRSFRSPLIIGVAIPFSVITTFVLMYLSDFTLNIMTLGGLALGIGMLVDNSIVVIENIHRHLQQGEDHKQAAIKGAGEVAGAVTASTLTTVFVFVPVVFVSGIVGQLFREFAFTVTFSLLASLLVALTLVPMMAARIMKRPKTGWGEQREQSRFYRGFRRLLQWSLAHRFAVILISLALLGAGAVGVRSVGTEYLPASDEGIFIVDVKMPQGTGLDKTQKVSAQVESILAEDQDIKTYQASMGSNRNAIAGESGRNISQIYVNAVDKSERSRSTRTIINDLRPKLAEVDPDVEVELREQSSFEAAGAPNTLEFRVSGDKEDLQKWSGKIHSALRELDMVRQVTDSQKETQPELVVSVDRKQALKEGLVPAQIVTAVSNATRGQVVTQVDVKEGSYDVFLHYDEELRDSPDRLKKLPIQTPEGGTVPLSKVADLEVKQGPITINRSDLLDSIEYKVQYDGTDLGTVEQAVQKELDRILPSDLTVKFTGGAELLNDAMDDLLLAAGLAVLFVFLVLAAQFESFKYPFVIMLTLPLMVIGVAAALWLTQTPVGVTAMIGLIVLTGIVVNNAIVLVDYINQLKARGVPSYEAIVDAGITRLRPILMTATTTVLGLVPLALGWGEGTEIQQPMAIVVIGGLFSSTLLTLLVIPVVYSWFDPETRRMKKAPQEAK, encoded by the coding sequence ATGTGGTTAGCCCGATCAGCCATCCGGCGGCCGGTGTTCACCACCGTGGCCGTAATCATTGTTCTGGTGATGGGCTTTGTGGCCCTCAATGACCTGCAGATGGACCTGTTGCCGGATATTCAACCTCCGGTGGGAGCCGTGGTCGCCTCCTATCCAGGGGCGGGGCCGGAGGAAGTATTGGATAAAGTGACCCAACCTTTGGAGCGGCAGCTGGGCACTCTGCCCGGACTGAAAAATATCCAGAGTCAGACACGGGAAGGGTCGACTCTGGTTCTGCTGGAGTTTGAATGGTCCCAGGACATCAATCAGCTTCAGAACGATGTGATCTCCCGGATCAATCAAACTTCCTTGCCTGATGATGTGGACACACCCAGCTTCCTGAAATTTGATCCGTCCACCTTTCCCATTATCCAACTCTCGGTGATGACCAAGGGTACTTCCGACAAAGAGTTGCGGGAGGATATCCACCGGATCAGCCAGAATCTCTCCCAGTTGCCGGGAGTGGCCAGCGCCGATGCTTCCGGTTTGAGGGAGCAACAGATCCGGATCTCCCTGGATGCCGAGCAGATGAAAAAACACCATCTGTCCCAGTCGGATATCCGGGAGCGGATTCAAGCGACCCAGATCAGTCAACCCGGGGGGATCATCCACAAAGGGGATCAGGATCTGACGGCCAGGGTTTCTTCCGAACTGACCAGTCTCAAGCAGTTTCGGGAACTGGAGCTGGCCGTGGATCCCCGCACCGGAAAGAAGATCACCCTGGATGATGTGGCTGACGTCCGCATCGGCAAAGCAGAGCAGAATGTCATCACCCGGACCAATAACAAGCCCAGTATCGGGATCAATGTCTTTAAACAGTCGGGAGCCAACACAGCCGAGGTCTCCCGGGATGTGCGGGCGGAACTGGACAGGCTGAGCAAAAAACTGGATGTGGACACCCACATCATCTTCGACCAGGGGAAATATGTGGATATGGCCATCCAAAATGTGAGCGACACCATGGTGATGGGCGGAATCCTGGCGATGCTGATACTCTTCCTGTTCCTCCGTTCTTTCCGCAGTCCCCTGATCATCGGCGTGGCGATTCCGTTCTCGGTGATCACCACTTTTGTCCTGATGTACTTGTCTGACTTCACCCTGAACATTATGACCCTGGGTGGCTTGGCCCTGGGAATCGGGATGCTGGTGGACAATTCCATCGTGGTGATCGAAAATATCCACCGCCATTTGCAGCAGGGCGAAGACCACAAACAAGCCGCCATCAAAGGAGCCGGGGAAGTGGCGGGGGCGGTGACCGCTTCCACGCTGACAACGGTCTTCGTCTTTGTGCCGGTGGTCTTTGTCAGCGGCATCGTCGGTCAGCTGTTCAGAGAGTTTGCATTCACCGTCACCTTCAGCCTGTTGGCCTCTCTCCTCGTTGCGCTCACTCTCGTGCCGATGATGGCCGCCCGTATTATGAAAAGACCCAAAACCGGCTGGGGAGAACAACGGGAGCAGAGCCGTTTCTACCGTGGCTTCCGCAGGTTGTTGCAATGGTCTCTCGCCCATCGATTTGCCGTGATCCTGATCTCCCTCGCCCTCTTGGGAGCCGGTGCGGTGGGGGTGCGCAGTGTTGGGACGGAATATCTTCCCGCCTCGGATGAAGGAATTTTCATCGTGGACGTGAAGATGCCCCAGGGGACCGGATTGGACAAGACACAAAAAGTTTCCGCCCAGGTGGAATCGATCCTGGCCGAGGATCAGGATATTAAAACATACCAGGCATCCATGGGATCCAATCGGAATGCAATTGCTGGGGAGAGTGGACGAAACATCTCCCAGATCTATGTCAACGCCGTGGACAAGAGTGAGCGGAGCCGTTCCACCCGGACGATTATAAACGACCTGCGGCCGAAATTGGCTGAGGTGGATCCCGATGTGGAAGTGGAGTTGCGGGAGCAATCCTCCTTTGAAGCCGCCGGAGCTCCCAATACACTGGAATTCAGGGTGAGCGGGGACAAAGAGGATTTGCAAAAATGGTCGGGCAAGATCCACTCCGCCCTCCGAGAGCTGGATATGGTGCGGCAGGTGACCGATTCCCAAAAAGAGACGCAACCGGAATTGGTGGTGAGTGTCGATCGGAAGCAGGCACTGAAGGAGGGGCTGGTCCCGGCGCAAATCGTGACTGCCGTCTCCAATGCCACCCGGGGGCAAGTGGTGACCCAGGTCGATGTGAAGGAAGGCTCTTATGATGTGTTCCTTCATTATGACGAAGAGTTGCGTGACTCTCCGGACCGGCTGAAAAAGCTCCCGATCCAAACACCCGAGGGCGGTACCGTTCCGCTGTCCAAAGTGGCGGACCTGGAAGTGAAACAAGGTCCGATCACGATCAACCGGAGCGATCTCTTGGACAGCATCGAGTACAAGGTGCAATATGACGGAACCGATCTGGGGACGGTGGAACAAGCTGTGCAGAAGGAGCTGGACCGCATCTTGCCCTCCGACTTGACAGTGAAATTCACCGGGGGAGCCGAACTGCTCAACGACGCCATGGATGATTTGCTGTTGGCAGCAGGTCTGGCCGTCCTGTTCGTCTTCCTCGTCCTGGCGGCCCAGTTCGAATCCTTCAAGTATCCCTTTGTCATTATGCTGACCTTGCCGCTGATGGTGATCGGTGTCGCCGCCGCCCTCTGGCTGACCCAGACTCCGGTGGGGGTGACAGCCATGATCGGACTGATCGTCCTGACGGGGATTGTAGTCAACAATGCGATTGTGCTGGTGGATTACATCAATCAGCTCAAAGCGAGAGGGGTCCCCTCCTATGAGGCCATCGTCGATGCGGGAATCACCCGCCTGCGCCCGATTTTGATGACGGCCACCACCACCGTCCTGGGGCTGGTTCCCCTCGCCCTCGGCTGGGGTGAAGGGACAGAAATCCAACAACCCATGGCGATCGTCGTCATCGGGGGTCTCTTCTCCAGCACCCTCCTGACCCTGCTGGTCATCCCCGTCGTCTACAGCTGGTTCGACCCGGAGACCCGCCGCATGAAGAAAGCGCCCCAAGAAGCAAAATGA
- a CDS encoding TetR/AcrR family transcriptional regulator, with translation MPRSPEQNQVIREKRIQQILEAALTVFSEKGYYGTEIGVIAKRAGMGRSLIYYYFKDKQDVFIELIHRTLRLWREEMKAILESGSSVTDRMGRILKKSCAFCQDNPDLSRFHQMIARDLQLLFSGREEEVRRYFEENIRQPVRALMEEGVQTGEIRVAPELAERFFFSILFGAIHHECMLEKSQLNDWVKLSLYGLTGEKSVSVSWADGRRISHDE, from the coding sequence ATGCCTCGTTCACCTGAACAGAATCAAGTGATCAGGGAAAAACGGATACAGCAGATCCTGGAGGCAGCTCTCACCGTCTTCAGTGAAAAAGGGTATTACGGGACCGAGATCGGAGTGATCGCGAAACGGGCAGGTATGGGGCGGAGCTTGATCTATTACTATTTCAAAGATAAGCAGGATGTATTTATCGAGCTGATCCACCGGACATTGCGCTTGTGGAGAGAGGAGATGAAGGCCATCCTGGAGTCCGGGTCCTCGGTGACGGACAGGATGGGCCGCATCCTGAAGAAATCCTGTGCCTTTTGTCAGGATAATCCGGATCTCAGCCGCTTTCATCAGATGATCGCCCGGGATTTGCAATTGCTCTTTTCCGGTCGGGAAGAGGAAGTCCGAAGGTATTTTGAGGAGAATATACGGCAGCCCGTGCGGGCATTGATGGAGGAAGGGGTTCAGACCGGGGAGATTCGGGTCGCCCCGGAATTGGCTGAACGGTTTTTCTTCAGTATCCTGTTCGGCGCAATCCACCATGAATGCATGTTGGAGAAGTCCCAGTTGAATGATTGGGTCAAGCTGTCCCTGTACGGTCTGACCGGTGAAAAGTCCGTCTCCGTTTCCTGGGCTGACGGTCGGCGGATAAGTCATGATGAATAA
- a CDS encoding acyltransferase, with translation MRRTERHPVKESNSLWQLYRILPFAKVFRNVLVAEICRFLPVFSWKNFLYRRLLGMEVGEKTAFAFKVTVDLLYPERIRIGNDTIIGYNTTILTHEYLIGEYRVGDVDIGDSVMIGANTTILPGVRIGDGAVVGAASLVNRDIPPGAFAAGNPVRVIREGN, from the coding sequence ATGAGAAGAACTGAGCGACATCCGGTGAAAGAGAGCAACTCACTTTGGCAACTCTACCGGATCCTCCCCTTTGCCAAGGTGTTTCGCAATGTCCTCGTGGCTGAGATATGCCGATTTCTCCCTGTATTCTCCTGGAAAAATTTTTTATACCGCCGCCTGCTCGGCATGGAGGTGGGGGAGAAGACGGCTTTTGCATTCAAGGTGACGGTGGATCTGCTCTATCCGGAACGGATCCGCATCGGAAACGATACGATTATCGGTTATAACACGACGATTCTCACCCATGAATATCTGATCGGGGAATACCGGGTGGGTGATGTCGACATTGGGGATTCGGTCATGATCGGGGCCAATACCACCATCCTGCCCGGTGTTCGGATCGGGGATGGGGCAGTGGTGGGAGCCGCTTCCCTGGTCAACCGGGATATCCCCCCCGGCGCCTTCGCCGCCGGCAATCCCGTCCGCGTGATCCGGGAAGGAAACTAG
- the ppaX gene encoding pyrophosphatase PpaX — MRFHTILFDLDGTLLNTTPLILSSFLHTVNRHCPEKKIGEQEVIACLGEPLRDQMVRFGGEERAEAMVQTYREHNVAHHDELVEAFPGVPEVLADLWRRGLRMAVVSNKQRQTVEMGLKLCRLEEFFSEVICFGDAEKPKPDGAPIRLAMDRLDGKPATTLMVGDSKYDLLAARDADVPGAGVAWTAHGRESLLAYQPEYMLESMEDLYEIIGLQPVEGDRER, encoded by the coding sequence ATGAGGTTCCACACGATTCTGTTTGATCTGGACGGCACCCTCCTCAACACGACACCACTCATCCTCTCTTCCTTTCTCCACACCGTGAATCGCCATTGTCCGGAGAAGAAAATCGGTGAACAAGAGGTGATCGCCTGTCTGGGGGAACCCCTGCGGGACCAGATGGTCCGCTTTGGGGGAGAGGAACGGGCGGAAGCGATGGTCCAAACCTATCGGGAGCACAATGTGGCCCATCATGATGAATTGGTGGAGGCGTTCCCCGGTGTCCCCGAAGTGCTGGCAGATTTGTGGCGGCGGGGATTGAGGATGGCCGTGGTTTCCAATAAACAGCGGCAGACGGTGGAGATGGGATTGAAACTTTGCCGGCTGGAAGAGTTCTTTTCCGAAGTGATCTGTTTTGGGGATGCGGAAAAACCGAAGCCCGACGGAGCACCGATCCGGCTGGCGATGGACCGGCTGGATGGAAAGCCGGCAACCACCCTGATGGTGGGAGACTCCAAGTATGATCTGCTGGCGGCCCGGGATGCGGATGTCCCTGGGGCAGGTGTCGCCTGGACAGCCCATGGCCGGGAGTCTCTGTTGGCTTATCAGCCGGAATACATGCTGGAGTCCATGGAAGATCTCTATGAGATCATCGGGTTGCAACCGGTGGAAGGCGACCGGGAAAGATGA
- a CDS encoding nucleoside recognition domain-containing protein produces MKRIQWGRGVRSGLITSWELGKVIFPVTLLVSILQHTPVIDWFVRGLTPIMSWIGLPGEAAIPLVLGNLLNLYAGIGAILSLDLTVKQVFILALMLSFSHNLLVESAVCRRVGISVFLVMGVRISLALLAAVLVQWSWNGGGEAAAYGLIPNSPSAPQGGWETVWAASETAVMGVLQMAIVVFPLMIGIQILKDLRWLDRFADWMKPVLLPLRVDPRGSVIMAGGLLFGLAMGAGVIIEQAREKRFTRREMTVMVLFLAACHAVVEDTVIFIPLGINVLPLLLIRFGVAVLLTLLLAWFWPGSKPVDRRVAAGGDCA; encoded by the coding sequence TTGAAACGGATTCAGTGGGGCCGGGGGGTTCGTTCGGGTCTGATCACTTCCTGGGAACTTGGGAAGGTGATCTTTCCCGTCACCCTACTGGTCAGCATCTTGCAACATACACCGGTGATCGATTGGTTTGTGCGGGGGTTGACCCCCATCATGTCTTGGATCGGGTTGCCGGGGGAGGCGGCCATCCCGCTGGTTCTGGGAAATCTGTTAAATCTCTACGCCGGGATCGGGGCCATCCTCAGTCTGGATCTAACGGTGAAGCAGGTCTTCATCCTGGCCCTGATGCTCAGTTTTTCCCACAATCTGCTGGTGGAATCGGCGGTCTGCCGTCGGGTGGGAATCTCCGTCTTCCTGGTGATGGGAGTGCGGATCTCTCTGGCTCTCCTGGCCGCCGTCCTGGTCCAGTGGTCTTGGAACGGTGGGGGCGAGGCAGCGGCGTACGGGCTGATCCCGAATTCTCCGTCGGCCCCCCAGGGTGGGTGGGAAACGGTTTGGGCTGCATCAGAAACCGCCGTGATGGGCGTGTTGCAGATGGCGATCGTGGTGTTTCCGTTGATGATCGGCATCCAGATCCTGAAAGATCTCCGCTGGTTGGACCGGTTTGCCGACTGGATGAAACCGGTGCTGCTCCCCCTGAGGGTCGACCCCCGGGGATCGGTGATCATGGCCGGGGGGCTCCTTTTCGGTTTGGCGATGGGAGCGGGGGTGATCATCGAACAAGCCAGGGAAAAGCGATTCACCCGGCGGGAGATGACGGTGATGGTTCTCTTTCTCGCCGCCTGTCACGCAGTTGTTGAGGACACCGTTATTTTTATTCCCCTGGGGATCAACGTATTGCCGTTGCTCCTGATCCGATTCGGCGTGGCGGTGTTGCTTACTCTGTTGCTGGCCTGGTTCTGGCCGGGTTCCAAACCGGTGGATCGGCGGGTGGCTGCGGGAGGTGATTGTGCATGA
- the lgt gene encoding prolipoprotein diacylglyceryl transferase has protein sequence MQFAQAIDPVAVSLGPIQVHWYGIIMGTAVLLGLWIAIREGQRHGLDSELFLDMMIWVIPAAIVGARLYYVAFEWEYYWQNPGDIIAVWKGGLAIHGGLIGALLAGAFFVKKRGVPFLQIADIVAPSIILGQAIGRWGNFMNQEAHGGEVSRQFLEGLYLPDWLINQMNIQGVYYHPTFLYESIWNVAGLVILLLLRRWNPRRGEIFFTYLIWYSLGRFFIEGLRTDSLTFDGPAWLASLLNGLWSPMRVLFEPGMMADGNIRVAQLVSLSLVLLGIILILLRRMKGLAKDPYLKSKESVSG, from the coding sequence ATGCAGTTTGCACAGGCAATCGATCCGGTCGCCGTCTCGTTGGGCCCGATCCAGGTCCACTGGTACGGCATCATCATGGGTACAGCAGTTCTGCTCGGGCTGTGGATCGCCATCCGGGAAGGACAGCGCCACGGGCTCGACAGTGAACTGTTTCTCGATATGATGATCTGGGTGATCCCGGCGGCGATCGTGGGCGCCCGCCTATATTATGTAGCCTTTGAGTGGGAGTATTATTGGCAGAATCCCGGCGATATCATCGCCGTCTGGAAAGGTGGACTGGCGATTCACGGGGGCTTGATCGGTGCCCTTCTCGCCGGAGCCTTCTTTGTGAAGAAAAGGGGAGTACCCTTTCTGCAGATCGCGGATATTGTTGCTCCCAGCATCATATTGGGGCAAGCCATCGGTCGCTGGGGCAATTTTATGAACCAGGAAGCCCACGGTGGTGAAGTCAGCCGACAATTCCTGGAGGGATTGTATTTGCCTGACTGGCTGATCAACCAGATGAATATCCAGGGCGTTTATTACCATCCGACTTTTCTGTACGAATCGATCTGGAATGTGGCCGGTTTGGTGATCTTACTCCTGTTGCGTCGATGGAATCCCCGGCGGGGGGAAATCTTCTTCACCTATCTCATCTGGTACTCTCTGGGCCGCTTCTTTATCGAAGGGTTGCGGACAGACAGTTTGACTTTTGATGGTCCGGCCTGGCTCGCATCCTTGTTGAACGGGCTCTGGTCCCCGATGAGAGTGTTGTTTGAGCCGGGGATGATGGCCGACGGCAATATCCGGGTCGCCCAGTTGGTCAGCCTGTCTCTGGTATTGCTGGGAATCATCCTGATCCTGCTTCGTCGGATGAAAGGATTGGCCAAGGACCCCTATCTGAAATCGAAGGAGAGCGTGTCAGGTTGA
- the hprK gene encoding HPr(Ser) kinase/phosphatase: MGKSVTVKELAAQFDLEIPGGKAGLDRELITSDLYRPGLELAGFFTYYPAERLQMLGRTELTFIRGLSEAVRRQRLQFLCTDRTPCFCITRGEEIPPELVAAAEAKKIPVLRTSISTTRFGSKVTSYLEKRLAPTTTMHGVLVDIYGVGVLITGSSGIGKSETALELVKRGHRLVADDAVEIRQAEENDLVGHAPELIRYLLEIRGLGIINVMTLFGAGAVRDYKKISMVIRLEAWQENRQYDRLGLDEDRMRIMDTEIPLLTVPVRPGRNLAVIVEVAAMNFRLKRMGYHAARHFAETLNQSLDDPEDFD; the protein is encoded by the coding sequence ATGGGAAAATCAGTGACGGTGAAAGAGCTGGCAGCACAATTTGATCTGGAGATTCCCGGCGGGAAAGCCGGCCTGGACCGGGAATTGATCACCAGCGACCTGTATCGCCCCGGATTGGAGCTGGCCGGTTTTTTCACCTATTACCCGGCGGAACGACTTCAGATGTTGGGACGGACAGAGCTTACCTTCATCAGAGGTCTGTCTGAGGCGGTGCGGCGACAGCGGCTGCAGTTTCTCTGTACCGACCGGACTCCCTGCTTCTGCATCACCCGGGGAGAGGAGATTCCTCCGGAACTGGTGGCGGCGGCGGAAGCGAAGAAAATTCCGGTTTTGCGCACCTCCATTTCAACCACCCGGTTTGGGAGCAAAGTGACCAGCTATCTGGAGAAGCGGTTGGCACCCACGACCACCATGCATGGGGTTCTGGTGGATATATACGGGGTGGGGGTCCTGATCACGGGAAGCAGTGGAATCGGGAAAAGCGAAACAGCGTTGGAGCTGGTGAAACGGGGACATCGCCTGGTGGCGGATGATGCCGTGGAGATCCGGCAGGCGGAGGAGAACGACCTCGTGGGGCATGCGCCGGAGTTGATCCGGTATCTCCTGGAGATTCGGGGTTTGGGGATTATCAATGTGATGACTCTCTTCGGAGCGGGGGCGGTACGGGATTACAAGAAAATCTCCATGGTGATCCGGCTGGAAGCCTGGCAGGAAAACAGGCAATACGATCGGCTCGGTTTGGATGAAGATCGGATGCGGATCATGGATACGGAGATCCCTCTCCTGACAGTTCCGGTGCGTCCGGGTCGCAACTTGGCGGTGATCGTCGAAGTGGCTGCCATGAACTTCCGCCTGAAACGGATGGGATACCACGCCGCCCGGCACTTCGCCGAAACATTGAACCAAAGTCTGGATGATCCCGAGGATTTTGACTAG